One region of Oncorhynchus mykiss isolate Arlee chromosome 8, USDA_OmykA_1.1, whole genome shotgun sequence genomic DNA includes:
- the LOC110530881 gene encoding ras-related protein Rab-31-like isoform X2 translates to MAIRELKVCLLGDTGVGKSSIVCRFVQDHFDHNVSPTIGASFLTKTVPCGHELHKFLIWDTAGQERFHSLAPMYYRGSAAAVIVYDITKLTLKKWVKELKEHGPEDIIVALAGNKKDLGDIREVPMKEAKDFAESIAAIFMETSARNAVNVEELFQKISKQIPPLENPDVDSNESFKITRRPSNKLCC, encoded by the exons ATGGCCATACGGGAATTAAAAGTGTGTCTTCTGGGA GATACAGGAGTGGGCAAGTCTAGTATTGTATGTCGTTTTGTACAAGACCATTTCGACCACAACGTCAGTCCAACGATAGG GGCATCGTTTTTAACCAAGACGGTCCCGTGTGGACACGAACTACACAAGTTCCTCATCTGGGACACAGCGGGACAGGAAAGG TTCCACTCGCTGGCTCCCATGTACTACCGAGGCTCTGCCGCCGCTGTCATTGTCTATGACATCACCAAACTG ACACTGAAGAAATGGGTGAAGGAGTTGAAGGAGCACGGTCCTGAGGACATCATTGTAGCCTTGGCAGGGAACAAGAAAGATTTGGGGGACATCAG GGAAGTTCCTATGAAGGAAGCTAAGGACTTTGCTGAGTCTATTGCAGCAATCTTCATGGAGACCAGCGCCAGAAACGCTGTCAATGTGGAGGAGCTCTTTCAGAAGATCA GTAAACAGATTCCGCCTCTGGAGAATCCAGACGTTGACAGCAACGAGTCCTTCAAGATAACCCGGCGTCCATCTAACAAACTCTGCTGCTAG
- the LOC110530881 gene encoding ras-related protein Rab-31-like isoform X1 — protein sequence MAIRELKVCLLGDTGVGKSSIVCRFVQDHFDHNVSPTIGASFLTKTVPCGHELHKFLIWDTAGQERFHSLAPMYYRGSAAAVIVYDITKLDSFQTLKKWVKELKEHGPEDIIVALAGNKKDLGDIREVPMKEAKDFAESIAAIFMETSARNAVNVEELFQKISKQIPPLENPDVDSNESFKITRRPSNKLCC from the exons ATGGCCATACGGGAATTAAAAGTGTGTCTTCTGGGA GATACAGGAGTGGGCAAGTCTAGTATTGTATGTCGTTTTGTACAAGACCATTTCGACCACAACGTCAGTCCAACGATAGG GGCATCGTTTTTAACCAAGACGGTCCCGTGTGGACACGAACTACACAAGTTCCTCATCTGGGACACAGCGGGACAGGAAAGG TTCCACTCGCTGGCTCCCATGTACTACCGAGGCTCTGCCGCCGCTGTCATTGTCTATGACATCACCAAACTG GACTCTTTCCAGACACTGAAGAAATGGGTGAAGGAGTTGAAGGAGCACGGTCCTGAGGACATCATTGTAGCCTTGGCAGGGAACAAGAAAGATTTGGGGGACATCAG GGAAGTTCCTATGAAGGAAGCTAAGGACTTTGCTGAGTCTATTGCAGCAATCTTCATGGAGACCAGCGCCAGAAACGCTGTCAATGTGGAGGAGCTCTTTCAGAAGATCA GTAAACAGATTCCGCCTCTGGAGAATCCAGACGTTGACAGCAACGAGTCCTTCAAGATAACCCGGCGTCCATCTAACAAACTCTGCTGCTAG